The following proteins are co-located in the Streptomyces sp. NBC_01198 genome:
- a CDS encoding DedA family protein has protein sequence MHSITDWLSHSSGPVVYTVVAALVFCEDALFFGFVLPGETAVVLGGVVAGQGRVSVYWLAAVVVVAAVAGDSIGYEVGRRFGPRILQTKALRGHEARIDQASDFIRRRGPSAVFLGRFIAFFRALMPALAGISRMPYRTFLLFNALGGLVWGVGFTLLGYFAGTAYKRVEKTAGTAVAITVAVIVVAALVVWEIRRHRGARRGGGGHDVGDGDSDSDGDSDEGNGDEEGREEHEGRERRAGDKRDKGDKQDGERD, from the coding sequence ATGCACTCCATCACCGACTGGCTGTCGCACTCCTCAGGGCCCGTGGTCTACACGGTCGTGGCCGCCCTGGTCTTCTGCGAGGACGCGCTCTTCTTCGGCTTCGTGCTGCCCGGCGAGACCGCGGTGGTGCTGGGCGGGGTGGTCGCCGGGCAGGGACGGGTGTCCGTCTACTGGCTGGCCGCGGTGGTCGTGGTGGCGGCGGTCGCAGGGGACTCGATCGGTTACGAGGTCGGCCGGCGCTTCGGGCCGCGCATCCTGCAGACCAAGGCGCTGCGCGGACACGAGGCGCGGATCGACCAGGCCAGTGACTTCATCCGCAGGCGCGGGCCGTCGGCGGTCTTCCTCGGCCGCTTCATCGCCTTCTTCCGTGCCCTGATGCCCGCCCTCGCCGGGATCTCCCGGATGCCCTACCGGACGTTCCTGCTGTTCAACGCGCTCGGCGGGCTGGTCTGGGGCGTCGGCTTCACCTTGCTGGGGTACTTCGCGGGCACCGCGTACAAGCGGGTCGAGAAGACCGCGGGAACGGCGGTGGCCATCACGGTGGCGGTGATCGTGGTCGCCGCGCTGGTCGTCTGGGAGATCCGCCGCCACCGCGGTGCACGTCGCGGTGGCGGCGGTCACGACGTCGGCGACGGCGACAGCGACAGCGACGGCGACAGCGACGAGGGGAACGGCGACGAGGAGGGACGCGAGGAGCACGAGGGGCGCGAGCGGCGTGCGGGGGACAAGAGAGACAAGGGAGACAAGCAGGACGGCGAACGGGACTGA
- a CDS encoding DUF4232 domain-containing protein, which produces MPISSQRPATADPLRVRRRRTVLVAATVVLLSAAAAGCGDGAASGSPAGSTGAPSSSAAVALPGSPEEATGDAANGATGTAPPSSAGTAPPAATSGAARPRAAVARCTVTGLKMTLGRGDPGAGNIYYPLDFTNTSSHTCTLDGFPGVSLLRGDGSVIGKPAGREGRKPAAVRIAPGRTVEADLHTLNQGVKGDSCWRKPTLIMVYPPGSTDSMTLATSNPVVCGDTFGVGPVH; this is translated from the coding sequence ATGCCTATCTCGTCACAGCGTCCCGCGACCGCCGACCCGCTCCGGGTGCGGCGCCGCAGGACCGTCCTCGTCGCGGCGACCGTGGTGCTGCTGTCCGCGGCCGCAGCCGGCTGCGGCGACGGTGCCGCCTCCGGCTCGCCGGCGGGCTCCACAGGCGCACCCTCGTCCTCCGCCGCGGTGGCGCTGCCCGGCAGTCCGGAGGAGGCGACCGGCGACGCCGCCAACGGCGCGACCGGCACCGCGCCGCCCTCGTCCGCCGGCACCGCGCCGCCCGCCGCGACCTCAGGCGCCGCCCGGCCGCGGGCCGCGGTCGCCCGATGCACCGTCACCGGGCTGAAGATGACCTTGGGCCGTGGCGACCCCGGGGCGGGCAACATCTACTACCCTCTGGACTTCACCAACACCTCGTCGCACACCTGCACCCTCGACGGCTTTCCCGGCGTCTCGCTGCTGCGCGGCGACGGCAGCGTGATCGGCAAGCCCGCCGGCCGCGAAGGCCGCAAGCCGGCCGCCGTGCGGATCGCACCGGGTCGGACCGTCGAGGCCGACCTGCACACCCTCAACCAGGGAGTGAAGGGCGACAGCTGCTGGCGCAAGCCGACCCTGATCATGGTCTACCCGCCGGGATCGACGGACTCCATGACCCTTGCCACGTCGAACCCGGTCGTCTGCGGCGACACCTTCGGCGTCGGCCCCGTGCACTGA
- a CDS encoding cellulose binding domain-containing protein codes for MRPGISIGSAPLRRRFAVGASVLALGAALLAGGGTALADPGDPAASAVDVTVNAAEGQGTIPGTAYGLNSAVWDAQMNAPQVQNLLSAANIGMLRYPGGSYGDIYHWQDNSAPGGYVAPGTDFDAFMGTVKKIGAQPILIANYGSGTPQEAAGWVRYANVTQHYGAKYWEIGNELYGNGHYGSGWETDTHADTSPAAYARNVADYATAMKAVDPSVKIGAVLTLPGNWPDGVMAAGESADWNHTVIPLIAGKADFVIVHWYPGGSDAAGMLNTPSQLAGELAQLHDQLDAAGVADLPIALTELNSNVFEDTQPNALFGADAYLTALQSGVFTVDWWDTHNGPGSISTAPDGATDYNDYGILSSGTCVGAVCEPPLNTPFAPYHAISMLSHLGTPGDQLVAADSGGPLVAAHAVHRADGDLSVMLINKDPAHSQTVALHYAGFTPDGSAATVDTFRDQATAIDSTTAADTGTWTLPPYSITTVTVHPKSGTSAALSAPGAPKVTAAGATSATVSWTPSTGGKVDRYEVYRQVGGTSELLAGSTGTSVTVHNLTPGSTFTWNVLARDSAGRLSRPSDPVTVRTGTPQDAPCTVSYDLTGGWGNGFNASVTVTNTGPTPITGWTLAFTFPSSGESVSGYWNAVLTSQGTHVVATPVDWNGTLAANGGNSATFGFTGANNGAYQDPTVFTLNGAVCTTL; via the coding sequence GTGCGCCCTGGCATTTCGATCGGCTCGGCCCCCCTGCGCAGACGGTTCGCCGTCGGTGCCTCCGTCCTGGCACTCGGCGCCGCGCTGCTGGCCGGCGGCGGGACCGCCCTGGCCGACCCCGGCGACCCGGCCGCCTCCGCGGTGGACGTCACGGTGAACGCCGCCGAAGGCCAGGGCACCATCCCCGGCACCGCCTACGGTCTCAACAGCGCCGTGTGGGACGCCCAGATGAACGCCCCGCAGGTCCAGAACCTGCTGTCGGCCGCGAACATCGGCATGCTGCGCTACCCCGGCGGCTCCTACGGGGACATCTACCACTGGCAGGACAACTCCGCGCCGGGCGGTTACGTGGCCCCCGGCACCGACTTCGACGCCTTCATGGGCACCGTCAAGAAGATCGGCGCCCAGCCGATCCTGATCGCCAACTACGGTTCCGGCACCCCCCAGGAGGCCGCCGGCTGGGTGCGCTACGCCAACGTCACCCAGCACTACGGCGCGAAATACTGGGAGATCGGCAACGAGCTGTACGGCAACGGCCATTACGGCAGCGGATGGGAGACCGACACCCACGCCGACACCTCCCCCGCCGCCTACGCGCGCAACGTCGCCGACTACGCCACGGCCATGAAGGCGGTCGACCCCTCGGTCAAGATCGGCGCGGTCCTGACGCTGCCCGGCAACTGGCCGGACGGGGTGATGGCCGCCGGGGAGAGCGCCGACTGGAACCACACCGTCATCCCGCTGATCGCGGGCAAGGCCGACTTCGTCATCGTGCACTGGTACCCGGGCGGCTCGGACGCCGCTGGCATGCTCAACACCCCCTCCCAGCTCGCCGGTGAACTCGCCCAGCTGCACGACCAGCTGGACGCGGCAGGCGTCGCGGACCTGCCGATCGCGCTGACCGAGCTGAACTCCAACGTCTTCGAGGACACCCAGCCCAACGCGCTCTTCGGCGCCGACGCGTATCTGACCGCGCTGCAGAGCGGCGTCTTCACGGTGGACTGGTGGGACACCCACAACGGCCCCGGCAGCATCAGCACCGCGCCGGACGGCGCCACCGACTACAACGACTACGGCATCCTCTCCAGCGGCACCTGCGTCGGCGCGGTGTGCGAGCCGCCGCTGAACACCCCGTTCGCGCCGTACCACGCCATCTCGATGCTCAGCCACCTCGGCACGCCGGGCGACCAGCTGGTCGCCGCGGACAGCGGCGGCCCGCTGGTGGCAGCGCACGCGGTGCACCGGGCCGACGGCGACCTGAGCGTGATGCTGATCAACAAGGATCCCGCGCACTCGCAGACCGTCGCACTGCACTACGCCGGCTTCACCCCCGACGGCTCGGCGGCGACCGTGGACACCTTCCGCGACCAGGCCACCGCGATCGACAGCACCACCGCGGCCGACACCGGGACCTGGACCCTGCCGCCGTACTCGATCACCACGGTGACCGTGCACCCGAAGTCCGGTACGTCCGCTGCCCTCTCGGCGCCGGGCGCGCCGAAGGTCACCGCCGCCGGCGCCACCAGCGCCACCGTCAGCTGGACCCCGTCGACCGGCGGCAAGGTCGACCGCTACGAGGTCTACCGGCAGGTCGGCGGCACCAGCGAGCTGCTGGCCGGCAGCACAGGCACCTCGGTGACCGTGCACAACCTGACCCCGGGCAGCACCTTCACCTGGAACGTCCTGGCCAGGGACTCCGCCGGCCGGCTGTCCCGGCCCTCGGACCCGGTCACGGTACGCACCGGGACGCCGCAGGACGCGCCCTGCACGGTCTCCTACGACCTGACGGGCGGCTGGGGCAACGGCTTCAACGCCAGCGTGACGGTCACCAACACCGGCCCCACCCCGATCACCGGCTGGACGCTGGCCTTCACATTCCCCAGCAGCGGCGAGTCGGTCAGCGGCTACTGGAACGCCGTGCTCACCAGCCAGGGCACCCATGTGGTGGCGACTCCGGTGGACTGGAACGGCACGCTGGCCGCGAACGGCGGCAACTCGGCGACCTTCGGCTTCACCGGCGCCAACAACGGCGCGTATCAGGACCCGACGGTCTTCACCCTCAACGGGGCGGTCTGCACGACCCTGTGA
- a CDS encoding DMT family transporter, which translates to MAWVLVAVAGLLEVVWSIGMKYTDGFTRLWPSVFTGAGVAASMLLLSQAARSLPIGTAYGVWVGIGAAGAAVAGMLLLGEPATAARVFFIALLLVAVVGLKVTSGH; encoded by the coding sequence ATGGCATGGGTCCTTGTTGCTGTCGCCGGCCTGCTCGAAGTCGTCTGGTCGATCGGCATGAAGTACACCGACGGCTTCACGCGCCTGTGGCCGAGCGTCTTCACCGGCGCCGGCGTCGCCGCCAGCATGCTGCTGCTGTCGCAGGCCGCCAGGTCGCTGCCGATTGGTACGGCCTACGGGGTGTGGGTCGGCATCGGAGCCGCGGGCGCCGCCGTGGCCGGCATGCTGCTGCTCGGCGAGCCCGCCACCGCCGCCCGGGTCTTCTTCATCGCCCTGCTGCTGGTGGCGGTGGTCGGCCTCAAGGTCACCTCGGGCCACTGA
- a CDS encoding inorganic phosphate transporter: MDHITFLVAMVIVTALAFDFTNGFHDTANAMATSIATGALRPKVAVAISGVLNLAGAFLSTEVAKTISGGIVDDALVTPGMIFAGLVGAILWNLATWLLGLPSSSSHALFGGLIGAVWVGAGQDGVHFDKVVEKILIPAVASPVVAGLAALAATYLAYRITARAPKDGVSKGFRAGQIASASLVSLAHGTNDAQKTMGVITLALISCGALGHDAGPPVWVILTAGLAIAMGTYLGGWRIIRTMGKGLVDIESPQGFAAESAATAVILSSANLGFALSTTQVCSGGILGAGVGRRLAEVRWSTAGRMALAWLVTLPAAAAVGALAAGAVVHGGTLGTVLIALAAVAVAGVIVVLSRRNPVRAENVNNATSTSVRPVAPAGAGV; this comes from the coding sequence ATGGACCACATCACCTTCCTTGTGGCAATGGTCATCGTCACCGCCTTGGCCTTCGACTTCACGAACGGTTTCCATGACACCGCCAACGCGATGGCGACCTCCATCGCGACCGGCGCCCTGCGCCCGAAGGTCGCCGTCGCCATCAGCGGCGTGCTGAACCTGGCGGGCGCGTTCCTGTCCACCGAGGTGGCCAAGACGATCTCCGGCGGCATCGTCGACGACGCCCTGGTCACCCCCGGCATGATCTTCGCGGGCCTGGTCGGCGCCATCCTGTGGAACCTCGCCACCTGGCTGCTCGGCCTGCCCTCCAGCTCCTCGCACGCGCTCTTCGGCGGCCTGATCGGCGCGGTGTGGGTCGGCGCCGGGCAGGACGGGGTGCACTTCGACAAGGTCGTGGAGAAGATCCTCATACCGGCGGTCGCCTCACCGGTGGTGGCCGGCCTGGCCGCCCTCGCGGCCACCTACCTGGCGTACCGGATCACCGCCCGCGCACCGAAGGACGGCGTGTCCAAGGGGTTCAGGGCCGGCCAGATCGCCTCCGCCTCGCTCGTCTCGCTCGCGCACGGCACCAACGACGCGCAGAAGACGATGGGCGTCATCACCCTCGCGCTGATCTCCTGCGGTGCGCTCGGCCACGACGCCGGGCCGCCGGTGTGGGTGATCCTCACCGCGGGGCTGGCCATCGCGATGGGCACCTACCTGGGCGGCTGGCGGATCATCCGGACCATGGGCAAGGGCCTGGTGGACATCGAGTCCCCGCAGGGCTTCGCCGCCGAGTCGGCGGCCACCGCGGTCATCCTCAGCTCCGCCAACCTCGGCTTCGCGCTGTCCACCACCCAGGTCTGCTCCGGCGGCATCCTGGGCGCCGGGGTCGGCCGGCGGCTCGCCGAGGTCCGGTGGAGCACCGCGGGCCGGATGGCCCTTGCCTGGCTGGTGACGCTGCCGGCCGCCGCTGCGGTCGGTGCGCTGGCCGCCGGCGCCGTCGTGCACGGCGGCACCCTCGGCACCGTGCTGATCGCCCTGGCCGCGGTGGCGGTGGCCGGGGTGATCGTCGTGCTGTCGCGCCGCAACCCGGTGCGCGCGGAGAACGTGAACAACGCCACGAGCACCTCCGTCCGCCCGGTGGCACCCGCCGGCGCCGGCGTGTGA
- a CDS encoding PHP domain-containing protein — translation MEPIEALERIAFLLERADAPVYRIRAFRNAAAVLSALPPAELEQRTAGGRFTDLKGIGATTGTVLAEAAAGRTPGYLADLERDSGGPLAGGGAALRAALRGDCHLHSDWSDGGSPIEVMALAARAAGHQWAVLTDHSPRLRIARGLTADRLRRQLDVVADLNIRLAPFRLLTGIECDILPDGSLDQEDDLLDRLDVVVASAHSELRMAAPTFTRRLVAAAGNPLVDVLGHCTGRLIGGRKRPESTFDAAAVFAACAAAGTAVEINSSPQRLDPPRRLLALARDAGTLFSIDSDAHAPGQLDWQIHGCARAEEAGIPAARIVTTWTAEDLLGWTRTRQVPPGPGV, via the coding sequence ATGGAGCCGATCGAGGCACTGGAGCGGATCGCGTTCCTGCTGGAACGCGCCGACGCGCCCGTCTACCGCATCAGGGCCTTCCGTAACGCCGCCGCCGTGCTGTCCGCGCTGCCGCCCGCCGAACTGGAGCAGCGGACGGCCGGCGGCCGCTTCACCGATCTCAAGGGCATCGGAGCCACCACCGGCACGGTGCTCGCCGAGGCGGCCGCCGGCCGTACCCCCGGCTATCTGGCGGACCTCGAACGGGACAGCGGCGGCCCGCTCGCCGGCGGTGGCGCCGCGCTGCGGGCGGCCCTGCGCGGCGACTGCCATCTGCACTCCGACTGGTCCGACGGCGGCAGCCCGATCGAGGTGATGGCGCTGGCCGCCCGGGCCGCCGGGCACCAGTGGGCGGTGCTCACCGACCACTCGCCGCGGCTACGGATCGCCCGCGGGCTGACCGCCGACCGGCTCCGCCGCCAGCTGGACGTGGTCGCCGACCTCAACATCCGGCTGGCGCCCTTCCGGCTGCTCACCGGTATCGAGTGCGACATCCTGCCGGACGGCTCGCTGGACCAGGAGGACGACCTGCTCGACCGGCTCGACGTCGTCGTCGCCTCGGCCCACTCCGAACTGCGGATGGCCGCGCCCACCTTCACCCGCCGGCTGGTGGCCGCGGCCGGCAACCCGCTGGTCGATGTGCTCGGGCACTGCACGGGACGGCTCATCGGCGGCCGCAAGCGCCCCGAGTCGACCTTCGACGCCGCCGCTGTCTTCGCCGCGTGCGCGGCGGCCGGCACCGCCGTGGAGATCAACAGCAGCCCGCAGCGCCTCGACCCGCCGCGCCGCCTGCTGGCGCTGGCCAGGGACGCGGGCACGCTGTTCTCGATCGACAGCGACGCCCATGCGCCGGGCCAGCTCGACTGGCAGATCCACGGCTGCGCCCGCGCCGAGGAGGCCGGCATCCCGGCCGCGCGGATCGTCACCACCTGGACCGCGGAGGACCTGCTGGGCTGGACCAGGACCCGGCAGGTGCCGCCCGGTCCCGGGGTGTGA
- the ppk2 gene encoding polyphosphate kinase 2, with translation MVSTDSGAALLAGMRVDYTDQDDPVLVRPDGSVVDTWRENYPYDARMERPEYEVHKRLQQIELLKLQSWVKETGQRLVILFEGRDAAGKGGTIKRFIEHLNPRGARVVALEKPTERESGQWYFQRYAAHLPTAGEIVLFDRSWYNRAGVERVMGFCTDDEYHRFMRQAPGFERMLVDDGIALVKFWFSVSRDEQRTRFTIRQVDPVRQWKLSPMDLASLDRWDDYTEAKVAMFHDTDTEYAPWTVVKSNDKKRARVEAMRSVLARFPYTDRDDEVVGTPDPLIVGAAANLLEAGEDAAAQSRLQP, from the coding sequence ATGGTGAGCACGGACTCCGGAGCGGCACTCCTCGCGGGGATGCGGGTCGACTACACCGACCAGGACGACCCGGTGCTGGTGCGCCCCGACGGCAGTGTCGTGGACACCTGGCGGGAGAACTACCCCTACGACGCCCGGATGGAGCGGCCCGAGTACGAGGTGCACAAGCGGCTGCAGCAGATAGAGCTGCTCAAGCTGCAGAGCTGGGTCAAGGAGACGGGGCAGCGGCTCGTCATCCTCTTCGAGGGCCGGGACGCCGCGGGCAAGGGCGGCACCATCAAGCGCTTCATCGAGCACCTCAACCCGCGCGGCGCCCGGGTGGTGGCGCTGGAGAAGCCCACTGAGCGGGAGAGTGGGCAGTGGTATTTCCAGCGCTACGCCGCCCATCTGCCCACCGCGGGTGAGATCGTGCTCTTCGACCGGTCCTGGTACAACCGGGCCGGCGTCGAGCGGGTCATGGGCTTCTGCACCGACGACGAGTACCACCGCTTCATGAGGCAGGCACCCGGCTTCGAGCGGATGCTGGTGGACGACGGGATCGCCCTGGTGAAGTTCTGGTTCTCCGTGTCGCGCGACGAGCAGCGCACCCGCTTCACCATCCGGCAGGTCGACCCGGTGCGGCAGTGGAAGCTCAGCCCGATGGACCTCGCCTCGCTCGACCGGTGGGACGACTACACCGAGGCGAAGGTCGCGATGTTCCACGACACGGACACCGAGTACGCGCCCTGGACGGTGGTCAAGAGCAACGACAAGAAGCGCGCCCGGGTCGAGGCGATGCGCAGCGTGCTGGCCCGCTTCCCCTACACCGACCGCGACGACGAGGTCGTCGGCACCCCCGACCCGCTGATCGTCGGCGCCGCCGCCAACCTGCTGGAGGCCGGTGAGGACGCGGCGGCACAGTCCCGGCTGCAGCCCTGA
- a CDS encoding GH25 family lysozyme has translation MTVNGIDVASYQSSDYSTSGLDFVMVKATEGSSYLNPKHAAQVATGRAHGLVVGHYHFARAGSSTAQADYFLAHAGAQAGDVLAFDWEDTGVSGADKDAWLRHVQAKAPEHRVILYCNRDFWLNRDSTSFCADGLWIADPSAPAGHPRVEHPWLFHQYSSAGGVDRNVGNFASPGALRTWAAKGAKPRYEPFPGAGWFTTGRRSPIVAAMHDRLVAVGCDHYTSTANKDVIGSGDVASYEAWQRKYNTDHHKGWTGSALKWPPGKETWDALHVPNV, from the coding sequence GTGACGGTCAACGGAATCGATGTCGCCTCGTACCAGAGCAGCGACTACAGCACCAGCGGCCTGGACTTCGTGATGGTCAAGGCCACCGAGGGGTCCAGCTACCTCAACCCCAAGCACGCGGCACAGGTCGCCACCGGCCGGGCCCACGGCCTGGTCGTCGGCCACTACCACTTCGCCCGGGCCGGATCGTCGACCGCGCAGGCCGACTACTTCCTCGCGCACGCCGGCGCGCAGGCCGGCGACGTGCTGGCCTTCGACTGGGAGGACACCGGCGTGTCGGGCGCCGACAAGGACGCCTGGCTGCGGCACGTCCAGGCCAAGGCGCCCGAGCACCGGGTGATCCTCTACTGCAACCGGGACTTCTGGCTGAACCGCGACAGCACGTCCTTCTGCGCCGACGGCCTGTGGATCGCCGACCCCTCGGCGCCCGCGGGCCATCCGAGGGTCGAGCACCCCTGGCTCTTCCACCAGTACAGCTCGGCCGGCGGTGTGGACCGCAACGTCGGGAACTTCGCCAGCCCCGGCGCGCTGCGGACCTGGGCCGCCAAGGGCGCCAAGCCGCGCTACGAGCCCTTTCCCGGCGCCGGCTGGTTCACCACCGGGCGCCGGTCGCCGATCGTGGCCGCCATGCACGACCGGCTGGTCGCCGTCGGCTGCGACCACTACACCAGCACCGCCAACAAGGACGTCATCGGCTCGGGTGACGTGGCCTCCTACGAGGCGTGGCAGCGCAAGTACAACACCGACCACCACAAGGGCTGGACGGGCTCCGCGCTGAAGTGGCCGCCCGGCAAGGAGACCTGGGACGCGCTGCACGTGCCGAACGTCTGA
- the sthA gene encoding Si-specific NAD(P)(+) transhydrogenase, with amino-acid sequence MRDFDILVIGSGPGGQKAAIAAAKLGRRAALVDRSDRLGGVSLHTGTIPSKTLREAVLYLTGLNQRDLYGQSYRLKEDITVADLTARTQHVVGREVDVVRNQLSRNRITVLDGTGRFLDEHTVAVRDAGGQDRVLTADHIVIATGTRPARPASVEFDDRTVMDSDSVLNMERVPRSMVIVGAGVIGMEYASMFAALGSRITVVEQRDAMLDFCDAEIVEALKYHLRELAVTFRFGETVAAVERHEHGTLTLLASGKKIAADAVMYSAGRQGLTDGLGLEKAGLTADKRGRITVDGHYRTAVSHIYAVGDVIGFPALAATSMEQGRSAAYHAFGEPVRGLQDLQPIGIYTIPEISFLGRTEDQLTEASVPFEVGVSRYRELARGQIMGDAHGMLKLLVSPVDRKLLGVHCFGTGATELVHIGHAVMGCGGTVDYLVDAVFNYPTLAESYKVAALDVTNRIRQIDQLGD; translated from the coding sequence GTGCGCGATTTCGACATACTTGTGATCGGTTCCGGCCCCGGGGGACAGAAGGCGGCCATCGCGGCGGCCAAACTCGGCCGGCGGGCGGCCCTGGTGGACCGCTCCGACCGGCTCGGCGGGGTGTCCCTGCACACCGGCACCATCCCGTCCAAGACGCTGCGCGAGGCGGTGCTCTACCTCACCGGGCTCAACCAGCGCGATCTGTACGGGCAGAGTTACCGGCTCAAGGAGGACATCACCGTCGCCGACCTGACGGCCAGGACCCAGCACGTGGTCGGCCGCGAGGTGGACGTGGTCCGCAACCAGCTGTCCCGCAACCGGATCACGGTGCTCGACGGCACCGGGCGCTTCCTCGACGAGCACACCGTGGCGGTCAGGGACGCCGGCGGCCAGGACCGGGTGCTGACCGCCGACCACATCGTGATCGCCACCGGGACCAGGCCGGCCCGTCCGGCGTCCGTCGAGTTCGACGACCGCACGGTGATGGACTCCGACAGCGTGCTCAACATGGAGCGGGTGCCGCGCTCGATGGTCATCGTCGGGGCCGGGGTGATCGGCATGGAGTACGCCTCGATGTTCGCCGCCCTGGGCAGCAGGATCACGGTGGTCGAACAGCGCGACGCCATGCTGGACTTCTGCGACGCGGAGATCGTCGAGGCGCTGAAGTACCACCTGCGGGAACTGGCGGTGACCTTCCGCTTCGGCGAGACGGTGGCGGCGGTCGAGCGGCACGAGCACGGCACCCTGACCCTGCTGGCCAGCGGCAAGAAGATAGCCGCCGACGCGGTGATGTACTCCGCGGGCCGGCAGGGCCTCACCGACGGGCTCGGCCTGGAGAAGGCGGGGCTGACGGCCGACAAGCGCGGCCGGATCACGGTGGACGGCCACTACCGTACGGCTGTCTCGCACATCTACGCGGTCGGCGACGTCATCGGCTTCCCGGCGCTGGCCGCGACCTCGATGGAGCAGGGCCGCAGCGCGGCCTACCACGCGTTCGGCGAACCGGTGCGCGGGTTGCAGGATCTGCAGCCGATCGGTATCTACACCATTCCGGAGATCAGCTTCCTCGGGCGGACCGAGGACCAGCTCACCGAGGCCTCGGTGCCCTTCGAGGTGGGGGTGTCCCGCTACCGGGAGCTGGCCCGCGGCCAGATCATGGGCGACGCGCACGGCATGCTCAAGCTGCTGGTCTCGCCCGTCGACCGCAAGCTGCTTGGCGTGCACTGCTTCGGGACCGGGGCGACCGAGCTGGTCCACATCGGGCACGCGGTGATGGGCTGCGGCGGCACGGTGGACTACCTGGTGGACGCGGTCTTCAACTACCCGACGCTGGCGGAGTCCTACAAGGTGGCCGCGCTGGACGTGACGAACCGGATCCGGCAGATCGACCAGCTCGGCGACTGA